A genomic stretch from Photobacterium atrarenae includes:
- the glpB gene encoding glycerol-3-phosphate dehydrogenase subunit GlpB translates to MRFDSIIIGGGVAGLSCAIRCAEAGLKTAVIAAGQSALHFSSGSIDVLSQLPDGTRVSHPFTAFDALYQQNPNHPYSLLGKDTVCEAVQWYQAMMATCGVQLQAQPDQANHLRLTPMGTFRSTWLSQQTVHPFPLTEPAWGLSRIALVTLEGFRDFQPQLATDNLRRLSAFDAVDIHTTAITLPGFDTMLRNPCEFRSIEISRVLRDTAKLHEFAKALIQQVGQADLVVLPAIFGNGDGAATIKLLEGLTGYRICELPTMPPSLLGIRLEEAMKLHFQALGGLLLRGDEVTGGTFENGRLQRIYTKHHQDMPLVAQQFLIASGSFFSRGLHAERNQIKEPVFGLDTANIPDRSHWYQGEFFAASSHPYLNMGVQCNRQLQPTLNNHTIDNLYCAGALLAHYDPVKEGCGSGVAISTGYFAAEQMIAAIRADQDTTTEPNEQSKRVYL, encoded by the coding sequence ATGAGATTTGACAGTATCATTATTGGCGGCGGTGTCGCCGGCCTCAGTTGCGCCATTCGCTGCGCCGAAGCGGGATTAAAAACCGCAGTGATTGCTGCCGGGCAAAGTGCACTGCACTTCTCATCCGGTTCAATCGATGTGCTCAGCCAGTTACCAGACGGCACACGCGTGTCCCATCCGTTCACTGCCTTCGACGCCCTGTACCAACAAAACCCGAACCACCCCTACAGCCTGCTGGGCAAAGACACCGTCTGTGAAGCGGTCCAGTGGTATCAGGCCATGATGGCAACGTGTGGCGTACAGCTCCAGGCACAACCGGATCAGGCCAACCACCTGCGGCTGACCCCGATGGGCACCTTCCGGTCGACCTGGCTATCGCAGCAAACGGTTCATCCGTTCCCACTGACCGAGCCGGCCTGGGGCCTGAGCCGGATTGCATTGGTCACCCTCGAAGGATTTCGCGATTTTCAGCCGCAGCTGGCTACCGACAATCTGCGCCGCCTGTCCGCCTTTGATGCGGTTGATATCCATACCACAGCCATCACCCTGCCGGGATTTGACACCATGTTGCGTAACCCGTGCGAGTTTCGCTCCATTGAAATCTCGCGGGTCCTGCGGGACACCGCGAAGCTGCATGAGTTTGCCAAGGCCCTGATCCAGCAAGTCGGCCAGGCCGATCTAGTCGTGCTACCAGCTATCTTCGGTAATGGCGACGGTGCCGCGACCATCAAGCTTCTGGAGGGGTTAACCGGCTATCGTATTTGCGAACTCCCGACCATGCCACCGTCACTGCTGGGGATCCGGCTGGAAGAAGCCATGAAGCTCCACTTCCAGGCGTTGGGCGGGTTACTGCTCAGAGGCGATGAAGTCACCGGGGGGACGTTTGAAAACGGCCGCTTGCAACGGATCTACACCAAACACCATCAGGATATGCCTTTGGTTGCTCAACAGTTCCTGATCGCCAGCGGCAGCTTTTTCAGCCGGGGGCTCCATGCCGAACGCAATCAAATCAAAGAGCCTGTGTTCGGCCTGGATACAGCCAACATTCCGGATCGCAGCCATTGGTATCAGGGGGAATTCTTTGCCGCCAGCAGCCACCCATATCTGAACATGGGCGTGCAGTGCAACCGGCAATTACAACCAACCCTCAACAACCACACCATCGACAACCTGTATTGCGCCGGTGCCCTGCTGGCCCATTACGACCCGGTGAAAGAAGGATGCGGTAGCGGGGTTGCGATCAGCACCGGCTACTTCGCTGCCGAACAGATGATCGCCGCCATCCGTGCCGATCAGGACACCACCACCGAACCAAATGAACAATCAAAGAGGGTTTACCTATGA
- the glpA gene encoding anaerobic glycerol-3-phosphate dehydrogenase subunit A, which translates to MTSWFETEVVIIGGGATGTGIMRDCALRGIHCILVERDDLASGTTGRNHGLLHSGARYAVTDQESARECIQENRILKNIARHCVEDTQGLFISLPEDDLDFQAQFITACQQADIDVEQLDPKQALALEPNCNPDLIGAVRVPDGTLDPFRLAAANMLDATEHGARLMNHTQVTSLIRDGDTVKGVNCLNLRTGEHIAIYAKQVINAAGIWGQQICEYGDLSLKMFPAKGSLLILDYRINNRVINRCRKPSDADILVPGDTISLIGTTSERIDYADIDNLRVTPEEIDILLEEGTKLAPIMANARVLRAYAGVRPLVAVDGDSSGRNISRGIVLLDHAERDGMNGLITITGGKLMTYRMMAEWATDMVAKKLGNTEPCTTHQQPLPGSEQPESKPQSTASLAKPVYQSAIYRHGERAQQFLKADKQRQAVICECEMVTCGEVEYAIKSLDVHNLVDLRRRTRVGMGPCQGELCAYRAAGLFTEFGSNSGNQASHLLHEFLEERWKGIKPVFWGDALRESEFTYWIYEGLFGLSDLPEQSPVAHPPGESGPGSTHSHPQSTEEVES; encoded by the coding sequence ATGACAAGTTGGTTTGAAACGGAAGTTGTAATTATCGGGGGCGGTGCCACTGGAACCGGGATCATGCGTGACTGTGCCCTGCGTGGGATCCACTGCATTTTAGTAGAGCGCGATGATCTGGCCTCAGGCACCACCGGGCGAAATCACGGCCTGCTACATTCAGGAGCACGGTATGCAGTTACCGATCAGGAATCAGCCCGCGAATGCATTCAGGAAAACAGGATCCTGAAAAACATTGCTCGTCATTGTGTTGAAGACACTCAGGGGCTGTTCATCTCATTGCCGGAAGACGATCTGGATTTTCAGGCGCAATTCATCACGGCTTGCCAGCAAGCTGATATTGATGTCGAGCAGTTGGATCCGAAACAAGCCCTGGCGCTGGAGCCCAACTGTAATCCGGATCTGATTGGTGCCGTCAGAGTCCCGGATGGCACCCTGGACCCATTTCGCCTGGCGGCTGCCAATATGCTTGATGCCACCGAGCATGGGGCGCGGTTGATGAACCATACTCAGGTGACAAGCCTCATCCGCGACGGGGATACCGTCAAAGGGGTCAATTGCCTCAATCTGCGCACCGGCGAACATATCGCAATCTACGCCAAGCAAGTGATCAACGCCGCCGGGATCTGGGGACAGCAGATCTGCGAGTACGGCGATTTATCGCTCAAAATGTTCCCGGCCAAAGGCTCGCTGCTCATTCTTGATTACCGGATCAACAACCGGGTGATTAACCGCTGCCGGAAACCTTCGGATGCCGATATTCTGGTGCCGGGCGATACCATCTCGCTGATCGGCACCACGTCTGAGCGGATTGATTACGCCGACATTGACAATCTCCGAGTGACCCCTGAAGAAATTGACATTTTGCTTGAGGAAGGCACCAAACTCGCACCGATCATGGCCAATGCGCGGGTCCTGCGCGCCTATGCCGGCGTTCGTCCATTGGTGGCGGTCGATGGTGACAGCAGCGGGCGCAATATCAGCCGAGGCATTGTGCTGCTTGATCACGCCGAGCGCGACGGCATGAACGGCCTGATCACCATCACCGGCGGCAAGCTGATGACCTACCGGATGATGGCGGAATGGGCCACGGATATGGTGGCCAAAAAACTTGGTAACACCGAGCCTTGTACGACCCATCAGCAACCCTTGCCGGGTTCGGAACAGCCGGAAAGCAAGCCACAATCCACGGCCAGTCTGGCCAAGCCGGTCTATCAGTCGGCGATCTATCGCCACGGTGAACGGGCACAGCAATTTCTGAAAGCCGACAAGCAACGCCAAGCCGTGATCTGTGAGTGCGAAATGGTGACCTGCGGTGAAGTCGAGTACGCCATCAAGTCGCTGGATGTTCACAACCTGGTCGATTTGCGCCGACGAACCCGCGTCGGGATGGGTCCGTGCCAAGGCGAACTCTGCGCCTACCGGGCGGCCGGACTGTTTACCGAGTTCGGTTCCAACTCCGGAAATCAGGCCAGCCACCTGCTGCATGAGTTTCTGGAAGAACGCTGGAAAGGGATCAAACCTGTGTTCTGGGGCGATGCCCTGCGTGAAAGCGAATTTACCTACTGGATCTATGAAGGCCTGTTCGGTCTCAGTGACTTGCCCGAGCAATCACCGGTTGCCCATCCCCCCGGTGAATCCGGCCCTGGCAGCACGCATTCCCACCCGCAATCAACCGAGGAGGTCGAGTCATGA
- a CDS encoding MFS transporter: protein MIDLKTPAYRRASFALALGSFLIFCNLYLFQPMLPLMAKEFSASATEVNWLLAASTLALALMLVPWAVGSEVIGRRQVMLISLFLMPVVGLLMLAAEDLVWLSIGRALMGASLAGFAAVAVAYMAEEFTPRALVVAVGGYISANSLGGIVGRLAGGFVADHWGWQTAVIGMAGFSLLVAVIVWRLLPPQQHFVASKGQLGMHTRSVFQHFRQPVLRYAMLIGGVNFALFVNLYTVMGFRLVAAPYLIPVSLASMIFLCYLGGSVTAKLSGRWTLSFNPITGMLLGTTISLAGMWVAAWESIPAMLVGLMLISSGAFFTHSLAYAWVSQKATHAKATATALYLVHYYAGGSLGGFFLVACWEYSGWYGVLAGGSVLYALIYLLSLRLIGVAKHQTPVVQPAERNSQSVL, encoded by the coding sequence ATGATCGACCTAAAAACCCCCGCGTACCGACGTGCCAGTTTTGCACTTGCCCTCGGCTCATTCCTGATTTTCTGTAATTTGTATCTGTTTCAGCCGATGTTGCCGTTGATGGCTAAAGAGTTCTCGGCTAGCGCGACAGAAGTGAACTGGCTGCTGGCGGCCAGTACGCTGGCGCTGGCGCTGATGCTGGTGCCCTGGGCGGTGGGCTCGGAGGTGATTGGTCGACGTCAGGTGATGTTGATTAGCCTGTTTCTGATGCCGGTGGTTGGATTGCTGATGCTGGCCGCGGAGGATCTGGTGTGGCTGAGTATCGGCCGGGCGCTGATGGGAGCGTCACTGGCCGGATTCGCGGCGGTGGCTGTGGCTTATATGGCTGAAGAATTCACCCCGCGCGCGCTGGTGGTGGCGGTCGGTGGCTACATCAGTGCGAACTCGCTCGGCGGCATTGTCGGACGACTGGCGGGCGGATTTGTTGCTGATCACTGGGGCTGGCAAACCGCAGTGATCGGGATGGCCGGATTTAGCCTGTTGGTGGCGGTGATCGTGTGGCGCTTACTACCACCTCAACAGCACTTTGTTGCCAGCAAAGGGCAATTGGGGATGCATACCCGAAGCGTTTTCCAGCATTTTCGCCAGCCGGTGCTGCGTTATGCGATGCTGATTGGTGGGGTGAACTTTGCCTTGTTTGTGAACCTGTACACCGTGATGGGGTTCCGGCTGGTGGCTGCGCCCTATCTGATCCCGGTGAGCCTAGCGTCGATGATCTTCCTTTGCTATCTGGGCGGTAGCGTGACGGCGAAACTGAGCGGTCGATGGACCCTGTCCTTTAACCCAATCACCGGCATGCTACTGGGGACCACGATCAGTCTGGCCGGGATGTGGGTGGCTGCGTGGGAATCGATCCCGGCGATGTTGGTTGGCTTGATGCTGATTAGCTCCGGGGCATTTTTCACCCACTCGCTGGCTTATGCCTGGGTCAGCCAGAAAGCCACACATGCGAAGGCCACGGCCACGGCGCTGTATCTGGTGCATTATTACGCCGGGGGCAGTTTAGGGGGATTCTTCCTGGTGGCGTGTTGGGAATACAGTGGCTGGTATGGGGTTCTGGCGGGCGGCAGTGTGCTCTATGCCCTGATTTACCTGCTGTCGCTGCGTTTGATTGGTGTGGCTAAACATCAGACGCCTGTGGTGCAACCGGCGGAGCGTAACTCGCAGTCGGTGTTATAG
- the glpC gene encoding anaerobic glycerol-3-phosphate dehydrogenase subunit GlpC — MNLPRKDTSFDQCIKCTVCTVYCPVAKANPQYPGPKQCGPDGERLRIKSPDFYDEALKLCTNCKRCETACPSGVKIGDLIAVARDEHAKKPLSIKTIRDFVLSHTDLMGSAATPFAPIINTMTGMQPMKQAMHHTIGVDHRKTLPKYAHGTFRRWYKQNCTSQALNPRQVHYFHGCYVNYNYPQLGKDLVRVMNAMSIGVQLLDKEKCCGVPLIANGFFDKARKNARLNVNSFKAAVDKYDAPIISTSSTCALTLKEEYPHVLKVDNSQVVDNIEFVTRFLLKECMNGNLPKLKPIHKRVVYHTPCHLEKSGGSLYTIELLKQIPGLDLVVLDSQCCGLAGTYGYKVENYDTSMAIGHPLFSQIKREHADFAVTDCETCKWQIEENTGLEALHPVSLLAMALAD; from the coding sequence ATGAACCTGCCGCGCAAAGACACCAGTTTTGATCAATGCATCAAATGCACCGTGTGTACCGTATACTGCCCGGTGGCCAAAGCCAATCCACAGTATCCGGGTCCGAAACAGTGCGGTCCGGATGGTGAACGGCTGCGGATCAAGAGCCCAGATTTCTATGACGAAGCCCTCAAGCTATGCACCAACTGCAAGCGATGCGAAACCGCCTGCCCATCCGGGGTGAAGATCGGCGATCTGATTGCCGTTGCCCGGGACGAGCACGCCAAAAAGCCACTCAGCATCAAAACCATCCGGGATTTCGTGCTGAGTCATACCGATCTGATGGGCTCTGCGGCAACACCGTTTGCCCCCATCATCAACACCATGACCGGGATGCAGCCGATGAAACAGGCGATGCACCACACCATTGGCGTTGATCACCGTAAAACCCTGCCGAAGTATGCCCATGGCACGTTCCGCCGCTGGTATAAACAAAACTGCACCAGCCAGGCGCTCAATCCCCGGCAGGTACACTACTTCCACGGCTGCTATGTCAATTATAACTATCCGCAACTGGGTAAAGATCTGGTGCGGGTGATGAACGCCATGAGTATCGGCGTCCAGTTGCTCGATAAAGAAAAATGCTGTGGCGTTCCCCTGATTGCCAACGGCTTTTTCGACAAGGCCCGGAAGAACGCACGACTGAACGTCAACAGCTTCAAAGCGGCCGTCGACAAGTATGATGCACCGATTATTTCAACGTCATCGACCTGTGCCCTGACATTGAAAGAGGAATATCCGCATGTCCTGAAAGTGGATAACAGTCAAGTTGTCGATAACATCGAATTTGTCACCCGCTTTTTACTCAAGGAGTGCATGAACGGCAACCTGCCGAAGCTCAAGCCCATTCATAAAAGAGTGGTTTACCACACCCCGTGCCATCTGGAGAAAAGCGGCGGCAGCCTCTACACCATTGAGTTGCTGAAACAGATTCCAGGGTTGGATCTGGTCGTGCTCGACAGCCAGTGCTGCGGGCTGGCCGGCACCTACGGCTATAAGGTCGAAAACTATGACACCTCCATGGCAATTGGCCACCCGCTGTTTAGCCAAATCAAACGTGAGCATGCCGACTTTGCCGTGACCGACTGCGAAACCTGCAAATGGCAAATTGAAGAGAACACCGGCTTAGAAGCGTTGCATCCGGTGTCTTTGCTGGCGATGGCCCTGGCCGACTAA
- a CDS encoding GGDEF domain-containing protein: MQENQEQLIKTLKLYVPDLWSAKAHSASFQHTRSGYLRNRVSMLCIVWGVLIVLWAPFDLIFLSENDGVPLAIARVTLGLFLFTIAKVNNQQTSLRKAQWCMALMVLGLNLFYLYTMQVLDYPMVSSGFKYGYTLLPILHVAILTILPITLKESLGLLAMTAITQIYVGFQAERLFTPENIADLWLQNVLALMVIWSQLSKLSMLMRLYRQATLDPLTGIYNRRMLLQLAQKSLKYCEAKDAPFSVLLFDIDRFKRINDTWGHSAGDKVLRGFADFMQSKMRKTDLFGRYGGEEFIVFLPRCNGKMAEQIAERMLTSIRQLELPLGYDDTTLKITTSIGIATNSGSDTLSSLIERADRALYECKDSGRDCCRFHHIGHQYLGNERRRALA; the protein is encoded by the coding sequence ATGCAAGAAAATCAAGAACAACTGATCAAGACACTGAAGCTTTATGTGCCGGATCTCTGGAGCGCCAAAGCCCATAGTGCCAGCTTCCAGCACACCCGCAGCGGCTACTTACGGAACCGTGTTTCGATGCTGTGTATCGTTTGGGGAGTATTGATTGTTCTCTGGGCGCCTTTCGATCTGATTTTTTTATCTGAGAACGATGGCGTGCCATTAGCGATTGCCCGTGTCACCCTCGGGCTATTCCTTTTTACCATAGCCAAAGTGAACAATCAGCAGACTTCGCTGCGAAAAGCACAATGGTGTATGGCATTGATGGTCCTTGGATTAAACCTGTTCTACCTCTATACCATGCAAGTGCTGGACTACCCCATGGTCTCCAGCGGATTTAAATATGGCTACACACTGCTGCCGATCCTTCACGTAGCGATCCTGACTATTTTGCCTATCACGCTCAAAGAAAGCCTCGGCCTGCTGGCTATGACTGCCATCACCCAGATTTATGTCGGATTTCAAGCTGAACGCCTGTTTACACCGGAGAATATCGCTGATCTCTGGCTTCAGAATGTCCTGGCACTCATGGTGATCTGGTCCCAGCTGTCCAAGCTCTCCATGTTGATGCGACTCTATCGCCAGGCCACCCTGGATCCGCTGACCGGGATCTACAATCGCCGCATGCTGCTGCAACTGGCACAAAAGTCCCTGAAGTATTGCGAGGCGAAAGATGCCCCGTTCTCAGTTTTGCTGTTCGATATTGACCGCTTTAAGCGCATCAACGATACCTGGGGCCACAGCGCCGGAGATAAGGTTCTGCGCGGATTCGCCGATTTTATGCAGAGTAAAATGCGCAAAACTGATCTGTTTGGCCGCTATGGCGGTGAAGAATTTATTGTCTTTCTGCCGCGCTGTAACGGAAAGATGGCAGAACAAATTGCCGAACGCATGCTCACCTCAATTCGCCAACTGGAACTACCGCTGGGCTATGACGACACCACACTCAAAATCACCACCAGCATCGGGATTGCCACCAACTCCGGCAGCGACACTCTCTCCTCCCTGATTGAACGCGCCGACCGCGCCCTGTACGAATGCAAAGATTCGGGACGGGACTGTTGTCGGTTCCATCATATCGGGCATCAATATCTCGGCAATGAGCGACGCCGCGCCCTGGCCTGA
- the metR gene encoding HTH-type transcriptional regulator MetR produces the protein MIEIKHLRTLSVLRDTGSLTATATTLCLTQSALSHQLKDLEQRLGGQLFLRKTRPVKFTAEGEILLRLADELIPRIAKAEHELSSLKEDSHGRLHMAIECHSCFQWLMPALKEYQIHWPSVTLDFSSGFGFEPLPALSAGELDLVITSDIQPRSEIHFEPLFDFEMRLVVSPQSPLADKPFISPQDLADQTMLSYPVQKGRLDVVKHFLQPADIEPNHWKQADNTLMLVQMVSAGLGVAALPNWAIYDFARQGLVVSKPLGDGLWRRLFAAIRASERDRHYLQAFFATAKQQCQTHLEGVKAA, from the coding sequence ATGATCGAAATTAAACATCTCAGAACACTCTCGGTACTGCGTGACACCGGCTCTCTGACGGCAACCGCCACCACACTGTGCCTGACACAATCGGCATTGTCGCATCAGCTTAAAGATCTGGAACAGCGGTTAGGCGGGCAACTCTTCTTGCGTAAAACCCGGCCGGTAAAATTTACTGCCGAAGGCGAAATTCTGCTGCGCCTGGCAGATGAACTGATCCCGCGCATCGCCAAGGCCGAGCATGAGCTGTCCAGCCTGAAAGAAGACAGTCACGGGCGACTGCACATGGCGATTGAATGCCATTCCTGCTTTCAATGGCTGATGCCAGCACTGAAGGAATATCAGATCCACTGGCCCAGCGTGACCCTGGACTTCTCATCCGGCTTTGGTTTCGAGCCCCTGCCCGCTTTAAGTGCCGGTGAACTGGATCTGGTGATCACATCCGATATCCAGCCGCGTAGCGAAATCCATTTCGAGCCTTTGTTTGACTTCGAGATGCGGCTGGTCGTCTCTCCTCAGTCACCGCTGGCAGACAAACCGTTTATTTCGCCACAGGATCTGGCTGATCAAACCATGCTAAGTTACCCGGTTCAGAAAGGACGGCTGGATGTGGTCAAACACTTTCTCCAGCCCGCCGACATTGAGCCGAACCACTGGAAACAGGCAGACAATACTTTAATGCTGGTGCAGATGGTCTCTGCCGGGCTGGGTGTGGCCGCGCTACCCAACTGGGCAATCTATGATTTTGCCCGCCAGGGACTGGTCGTCAGCAAGCCGCTTGGGGATGGCCTGTGGCGACGCTTATTCGCCGCGATCCGGGCCTCAGAGCGCGACCGGCACTATCTGCAGGCATTCTTTGCCACCGCAAAGCAGCAGTGCCAAACCCATTTGGAAGGTGTGAAAGCGGCTTAA
- a CDS encoding DUF4250 domain-containing protein, whose product MEITNLLKMDGNIVLGIVNEKLRLECTSIDDLVSRYELDYDELNDKMESLGFRYDPISNQYK is encoded by the coding sequence ATGGAAATTACAAACTTGTTGAAGATGGACGGCAATATTGTGCTGGGGATCGTCAATGAGAAGCTGCGGCTCGAATGCACGTCGATTGATGATTTGGTCAGCCGTTATGAGCTGGATTACGATGAGTTAAATGACAAGATGGAATCTTTAGGCTTTCGCTACGATCCCATCTCGAATCAATATAAGTGA
- the metE gene encoding 5-methyltetrahydropteroyltriglutamate--homocysteine S-methyltransferase: MTKQTTTPKTTTHILGYPRVGSQRELKFAQEKYWRGEITQQALKEVGSLLRHRHWGDQVGAGLDYVSVGDFAWYDHVLGTSMLLGHIPQRHNHGFPDLDTLFRVARGKAPTGCACAASDMTKWFNTNYHYIVPEFTKDDTFTVSWTQLFEEVAEAQKAGHDVKPVLLGPVSYLWLGKEKEADFDRLTLLPRLLTAYQQILNKLAALGVEWVQIDEPVLALELPHAWADSFKLAYQVLSGSTKLLLTTYFDNITHHLDKIVELKVDGLHIDLSASPEQLNGVVAALPEHWVLSAGVINGRNVWRADLAQLLETLIPVKAQLGERLWLASSCSLLHSPIDLDLETELTAEVRQWLAFAKQKCREVSLLAQALDGSGVAVQECQHYSAPIQARATSALVNNPEVRQRTQAITPALAERKAPYAERARQQRAALNLPLLPTTTIGSFPQTDEIRLQRRDFKAGRLSEAEYNTALKGHIADAIERQQKLDLDVLVHGEAERNDMVEYFAELLEGFAVTRFGWVQSYGSRCVKPAVIVSDIYRAKPMTVEWITYAQSLTDKLVKGMLTGPVTILGWTFPREDLSREAIANQIALALRDEVADLQAAGIQVIQIDEPAIREGLPLKASQWQAYLDWAVNAFKISAASAEPETQIHTHMCYSEFNDIIKSVAALDADVITIETSRSDMELLKAFEAFDYPNEIGPGVYDIHSPNIPEVAQITQLVEKAEALIPAERLWINPDCGLKTRNWEETEAALHNMVAAAKTLREQWQAKVS; encoded by the coding sequence ATGACAAAACAAACCACAACACCGAAAACTACCACCCATATTCTTGGTTACCCACGCGTGGGGAGCCAGCGTGAACTGAAATTTGCCCAGGAAAAATACTGGCGCGGAGAAATCACCCAGCAGGCACTGAAAGAAGTCGGCAGCCTGCTGCGCCACCGCCATTGGGGGGATCAAGTCGGTGCCGGTCTCGACTATGTCTCAGTCGGTGATTTCGCCTGGTATGACCATGTGCTGGGAACCAGCATGTTGCTGGGGCACATTCCGCAGCGCCATAACCATGGTTTCCCGGATCTGGATACCCTGTTCCGTGTTGCACGCGGGAAAGCACCGACCGGCTGTGCTTGCGCGGCGTCAGACATGACCAAATGGTTCAACACCAACTACCACTACATCGTTCCTGAATTCACTAAAGATGACACATTCACCGTCAGCTGGACCCAGTTGTTTGAAGAAGTGGCCGAAGCGCAGAAAGCTGGCCATGACGTGAAACCTGTGCTGCTGGGTCCGGTGTCCTACCTGTGGCTGGGGAAAGAGAAAGAAGCGGATTTTGATCGCCTGACGCTGCTGCCGCGTTTGTTGACGGCTTACCAGCAAATCCTGAATAAGCTGGCGGCCCTTGGGGTTGAGTGGGTTCAGATTGATGAGCCGGTGCTGGCGCTGGAACTGCCGCACGCCTGGGCGGACTCATTCAAGCTGGCTTACCAGGTGCTGAGTGGCAGTACCAAGCTGTTGCTGACCACTTATTTTGACAATATCACTCATCACCTCGATAAGATTGTGGAACTGAAAGTAGACGGCCTGCACATCGACCTGTCGGCCTCGCCTGAACAGCTCAACGGCGTGGTTGCTGCGCTGCCGGAGCACTGGGTGCTGTCTGCCGGTGTCATCAATGGCCGGAATGTCTGGCGCGCAGATCTGGCACAGCTGCTGGAAACCCTGATTCCGGTTAAAGCCCAACTGGGTGAGCGCTTGTGGCTGGCGAGCTCCTGCTCCCTGCTACACAGCCCGATTGATCTCGACCTGGAAACTGAACTGACGGCAGAAGTGCGTCAGTGGCTGGCCTTTGCCAAGCAAAAATGTCGTGAAGTTTCCCTGCTGGCCCAAGCGCTTGACGGTAGCGGCGTCGCAGTGCAGGAATGTCAGCACTACAGCGCGCCGATCCAGGCGCGTGCGACCAGCGCGCTGGTGAACAATCCGGAAGTCCGTCAGCGTACCCAGGCGATCACCCCGGCCCTGGCGGAGCGCAAGGCACCGTATGCGGAGCGCGCCCGCCAACAGCGTGCGGCCCTGAACTTGCCGCTGCTGCCGACAACCACGATTGGCTCTTTTCCGCAGACGGACGAGATCCGGCTGCAGCGCCGTGACTTCAAAGCGGGTCGCTTGTCTGAAGCGGAGTACAACACGGCGCTGAAAGGACATATCGCCGATGCCATCGAGCGGCAGCAGAAGCTGGATCTTGACGTGCTGGTGCATGGTGAAGCCGAGCGGAACGACATGGTTGAATACTTTGCCGAGTTGCTGGAAGGCTTTGCGGTAACTCGCTTTGGTTGGGTTCAGAGCTACGGTTCACGCTGCGTGAAACCTGCGGTGATTGTCTCGGACATCTATCGTGCCAAGCCGATGACGGTTGAGTGGATCACATATGCGCAGTCGCTGACTGATAAACTGGTTAAAGGCATGCTGACCGGGCCGGTGACAATTCTTGGCTGGACCTTCCCGCGTGAAGATTTGAGTCGTGAAGCGATTGCAAACCAGATTGCGCTGGCGTTACGTGACGAGGTGGCCGATCTTCAGGCCGCAGGCATTCAAGTGATTCAGATTGATGAGCCGGCGATCCGTGAAGGGCTGCCATTGAAAGCCTCGCAATGGCAAGCCTATCTGGACTGGGCGGTGAATGCGTTTAAGATCTCTGCTGCCAGTGCGGAACCGGAAACCCAGATCCATACCCACATGTGTTACAGCGAGTTCAACGATATCATCAAGTCGGTTGCGGCACTGGATGCCGATGTGATCACCATCGAGACCTCGCGTTCAGATATGGAACTGCTCAAAGCATTTGAAGCCTTTGACTATCCGAATGAAATTGGTCCGGGTGTGTATGATATCCATTCGCCGAATATTCCGGAAGTAGCTCAAATCACCCAGCTGGTGGAGAAAGCCGAAGCGCTGATCCCGGCAGAACGGTTGTGGATTAACCCGGACTGTGGTCTGAAAACCCGGAACTGGGAAGAAACGGAAGCTGCCCTGCACAACATGGTCGCAGCGGCCAAAACACTGCGTGAGCAGTGGCAGGCGAAAGTCAGTTAA